The following coding sequences are from one Streptomyces sp. NBC_00536 window:
- a CDS encoding lysophospholipid acyltransferase family protein yields MFYHLLKHVLLGPLLRLLFRPRIEGIEHVPSEGAAIVAGNHLSFSDHFLMPAILRRRITFLAKAEYFTGPGLKGRLTAAFFRSAGQIPVDRTGKDAGQAALREGLGVLARGELLGIYPEGTRSHDGRLYKGKVGVAAMALGARVPVVPCAMVGTFEIQPPGQKIPKIRRVTIRFGAPLEFSRYEGLENERAVLRAVTDEIMYAVLGLSGQEYVDRYAAEVKAEEEETRKKARRTGR; encoded by the coding sequence ATGTTCTACCACCTGCTCAAGCACGTACTCCTCGGACCGCTGCTGCGGCTGCTGTTCCGGCCGCGGATCGAGGGCATCGAGCACGTTCCGTCCGAGGGTGCCGCCATCGTCGCGGGCAATCACCTGTCCTTCTCGGACCACTTCCTGATGCCCGCGATCCTGCGGCGGCGGATCACCTTCCTCGCGAAGGCCGAGTACTTCACCGGGCCCGGGCTCAAGGGGCGGCTCACCGCCGCCTTCTTCCGCAGCGCGGGACAGATCCCGGTCGACCGCACCGGCAAGGACGCGGGTCAGGCGGCCCTGCGCGAGGGGCTCGGGGTACTGGCCCGGGGCGAGCTGCTGGGCATCTACCCGGAGGGCACCCGCTCGCACGACGGGCGGCTGTACAAGGGGAAGGTCGGGGTGGCCGCGATGGCGCTCGGCGCCCGGGTGCCCGTCGTGCCCTGCGCGATGGTCGGCACCTTCGAGATCCAGCCGCCGGGACAGAAGATCCCGAAGATCCGGCGGGTGACGATCCGCTTCGGTGCGCCGCTGGAGTTCAGCCGCTACGAAGGGCTGGAGAACGAGCGCGCCGTGCTGCGCGCCGTCACCGACGAGATCATGTACGCCGTCCTCGGCCTGTCCGGGCAGGAGTACGTCGACCGGTACGCCGCCGAGGTCAAGGCCGAGGAGGAGGAGACGCGGAAGAAGGCCCGGCGCACGGGGCGCTGA
- a CDS encoding alpha/beta hydrolase yields MIRNAALGSAATLITGTLAASLLLAPSASAAPASYDNGAAESVGVQIAAARAARSGIEWKDCPADWGFAAPIQCGWVKVPLDYRKPFGKTIDLAVDRAVSTGTKDERQGALVYNPGGPGGSGMRFPKRTTTNSPLWVNTAKAYDFVGFDPRGVGHSAPISCIDPQEFVKAPKADPVPDSVADKNAQRKLAADYADGCKARSGEMLPFMTTPNAARDLDVIRAALGEKKLNFLGVSYGTYMGGVYATLFPTHVRRMIVDSVVNPDQSNIWYEANLGQDVAFQMRWNDWEDWVAKNDNVFHIGDTRAKVEAKWLQLRAQAKAKPLGGTVGPNELLGFFQKAPYYDSSWVPTAQAFAAWVAGDEKPLIEANTPDMSDIQGNISAENGNAVYTAVECADAKWPTSWTKWDRDNTKLNEKYPFLTWSNAWMNLPCATWKSKQYNPIEVGAKRGTIAPVLIVQSERDAATPYEGGVELHRRLAGSRLITEQNAGSHGVTSLVNPCINTRVDTYLLTGKVDAQDVKCGPHATPVAPAPAAAKSLTKSAASDLPAREELPAVR; encoded by the coding sequence GTGATACGCAACGCAGCGCTGGGGAGCGCTGCCACTCTCATCACCGGCACGCTGGCGGCGAGCCTGCTGCTGGCGCCGTCCGCCTCGGCGGCCCCGGCGAGCTACGACAACGGCGCCGCCGAGTCGGTGGGCGTCCAGATCGCCGCCGCCCGCGCGGCGCGCAGCGGGATCGAGTGGAAGGACTGCCCGGCCGACTGGGGCTTCGCGGCCCCCATCCAGTGCGGCTGGGTCAAGGTCCCGCTCGACTACCGCAAGCCGTTCGGCAAGACCATCGACCTCGCGGTCGACCGTGCCGTCAGCACGGGCACCAAGGACGAGCGCCAGGGCGCGCTCGTCTACAACCCCGGCGGCCCCGGTGGCTCCGGCATGCGCTTCCCGAAGCGGACCACCACCAACAGCCCGCTGTGGGTCAACACCGCCAAGGCGTACGACTTCGTGGGCTTCGACCCCCGCGGCGTCGGCCACTCGGCGCCGATCTCCTGCATTGACCCCCAGGAGTTCGTCAAGGCCCCCAAGGCCGACCCGGTCCCCGACTCGGTGGCCGACAAGAACGCCCAGCGCAAGCTCGCCGCCGACTACGCGGACGGCTGCAAGGCGCGCAGCGGCGAGATGCTGCCGTTCATGACCACGCCGAACGCGGCGCGCGACCTGGACGTCATCCGCGCCGCCCTCGGCGAGAAGAAGCTGAACTTCCTCGGCGTCTCCTACGGCACCTACATGGGCGGGGTCTACGCGACCCTCTTCCCGACCCACGTGCGCCGCATGATCGTCGACTCCGTGGTCAACCCGGACCAGTCCAACATCTGGTACGAGGCCAACCTCGGCCAGGACGTGGCCTTCCAGATGCGCTGGAACGACTGGGAGGACTGGGTCGCCAAGAACGACAACGTCTTCCACATCGGCGACACCCGCGCCAAGGTCGAGGCGAAGTGGCTGCAGCTGCGCGCCCAGGCCAAGGCCAAGCCGCTCGGCGGAACGGTCGGCCCGAACGAGCTGCTCGGCTTCTTCCAGAAGGCCCCGTACTACGACTCCTCGTGGGTGCCCACCGCCCAGGCCTTCGCCGCGTGGGTGGCCGGTGACGAGAAGCCGCTGATCGAGGCCAACACCCCGGACATGAGCGACATCCAGGGGAACATCTCCGCGGAGAACGGCAACGCCGTCTACACCGCGGTCGAGTGCGCCGACGCCAAGTGGCCCACCAGCTGGACCAAGTGGGACCGGGACAACACCAAGCTGAACGAGAAGTACCCGTTCCTGACCTGGTCCAACGCGTGGATGAACCTGCCCTGCGCGACCTGGAAGTCCAAGCAGTACAACCCGATCGAGGTCGGCGCCAAGCGCGGCACCATCGCTCCGGTGCTGATCGTCCAGTCCGAGCGCGACGCGGCCACGCCGTACGAGGGTGGCGTCGAGCTGCACCGCCGCCTCGCCGGTTCGCGTCTGATCACCGAGCAGAACGCGGGCTCGCACGGTGTCACCAGCCTGGTGAACCCCTGCATCAACACCCGGGTGGACACCTACCTGCTCACCGGCAAGGTCGACGCGCAGGACGTGAAGTGCGGTCCGCACGCCACTCCGGTCGCCCCGGCCCCGGCCGCCGCGAAGTCGCTCACCAAGAGCGCGGCGTCCGACCTGCCGGCCCGCGAGGAGCTTCCGGCCGTCCGTTGA
- a CDS encoding urease accessory protein UreD — protein MTTAAAPAGAPAPAVPAAGLRATARIRAVADGRGGTALPLLHGEGPFALRRTRGSDPGEARVTLVGAMSAPLGGDHLTVEASAGPGARLALGTAAATLALPGRGGAPALYETTLTLDEGAAVRWLPEQLVSVQGSDLWVRTRVELAATARLVLREEQVLGRAGEPSGLLRSRLTVHRDGSPLLDQELACGPGAPGGWDGPAGLAGHRALGQLLIVDPAFDGRPPAAAMLGELAAVTPLAGPAVLVTALAADALALRAVLDEALRTYS, from the coding sequence GTGACCACCGCCGCGGCCCCGGCCGGGGCCCCCGCTCCGGCCGTACCGGCCGCGGGGCTGCGGGCCACCGCCCGCATCCGCGCCGTCGCCGACGGCCGCGGCGGCACCGCCCTGCCCCTGCTCCACGGGGAGGGTCCCTTCGCGCTGCGCCGCACCCGGGGGAGCGACCCGGGGGAGGCGCGGGTCACCCTCGTCGGGGCGATGAGCGCACCGCTCGGCGGGGACCACCTCACCGTCGAGGCGAGCGCGGGCCCCGGCGCCCGGCTCGCCCTCGGGACGGCCGCCGCCACCCTCGCCCTGCCCGGCCGGGGCGGCGCGCCCGCGCTGTACGAGACCACGCTGACCCTGGACGAGGGCGCGGCGGTGCGCTGGCTGCCCGAGCAGCTGGTCTCGGTCCAGGGCAGTGACCTGTGGGTGCGCACCCGGGTCGAACTGGCCGCCACCGCACGGCTGGTGCTGCGCGAGGAGCAGGTGCTGGGCCGGGCCGGCGAGCCGTCGGGCCTGCTGCGCAGCCGGCTCACCGTCCACCGGGACGGCTCGCCGCTGCTGGACCAGGAACTCGCCTGCGGTCCGGGCGCCCCCGGTGGCTGGGACGGCCCGGCCGGACTCGCCGGACACCGGGCGCTGGGTCAACTGCTCATCGTCGACCCGGCCTTCGACGGGCGGCCGCCCGCCGCCGCGATGCTGGGCGAGCTGGCGGCCGTCACCCCGCTGGCCGGGCCCGCCGTGCTGGTCACGGCGCTGGCCGCGGACGCGCTGGCGCTGCGCGCGGTGTTGGACGAGGCGTTGCGCACGTACAGCTAG
- the ureG gene encoding urease accessory protein UreG, with translation MHLDHAGTFPHRHSHSAAPLRADGSRRALRIGLGGPVGSGKTATVAALCRALRAEFSMAVVTNDIYTREDAEFLLREAVLPPERIAAVETGACPHTAIRDDISANLEAVEELEDAIGPLDLVLVESGGDNLTATFSRGLVDAQIFVIDVAGGDDIPRKGGPGVTTADLLIVNKTDLAPYVGSDLDRMARDAAEQRGELPVAFQSLRGPDGVAPVAEWVRGHIAAWAAR, from the coding sequence ATGCACCTCGACCACGCCGGGACCTTCCCGCACCGGCACTCCCACAGCGCCGCGCCGCTGCGCGCCGACGGCTCCCGCCGCGCCCTGCGCATCGGCCTCGGCGGACCGGTCGGCTCCGGCAAGACCGCCACCGTCGCCGCGCTGTGCCGGGCGCTGCGCGCGGAGTTCTCGATGGCCGTCGTCACCAACGACATCTACACCCGCGAGGACGCCGAGTTCCTGCTCCGCGAGGCGGTGCTGCCGCCCGAGCGGATCGCCGCCGTGGAGACCGGCGCCTGCCCGCACACCGCGATCCGCGACGACATCTCCGCCAACCTGGAGGCGGTGGAGGAGCTGGAGGACGCGATCGGTCCGCTGGACCTGGTGCTCGTCGAATCCGGCGGCGACAACCTGACCGCCACCTTTTCGCGCGGTCTGGTCGACGCGCAGATCTTCGTGATCGACGTGGCGGGCGGCGACGACATCCCGCGCAAGGGCGGACCCGGTGTGACCACCGCCGACCTGCTCATCGTCAACAAGACCGACCTGGCCCCCTACGTCGGCTCCGACCTGGACCGGATGGCCCGCGACGCCGCCGAGCAGCGCGGTGAACTCCCCGTCGCCTTCCAGTCGCTGCGCGGCCCGGACGGGGTGGCCCCGGTCGCCGAGTGGGTGCGCGGACACATCGCCGCCTGGGCGGCCCGGTGA
- a CDS encoding urease accessory protein UreF, translated as MSLAALLVLADGRFPAGGHAHSGGAEAAVKAGRIHDDVTLEAFCRGRLHTAGLVAAALAAAAALGMDPAVLDAAADARTPSPALRAAARRLGRQLLRAARATWPSAELEALAAAFPRGAHQPVVLGVTARAAGLGPLDAAHVAAYEAVGGPATATVRLLGLDPFEASGVLARLAPALDEVAARAADAARLALSAGPEALPAASSPLLEIAAEAHAAWPVRLFAS; from the coding sequence ATGAGCCTCGCAGCCCTGCTCGTCCTCGCCGACGGCCGCTTCCCCGCCGGAGGCCACGCGCACTCCGGCGGGGCCGAGGCCGCCGTCAAGGCGGGCCGCATCCATGACGACGTCACGCTCGAAGCGTTCTGCCGGGGACGGCTGCACACCGCGGGACTGGTCGCGGCCGCGCTGGCCGCCGCGGCCGCCCTCGGCATGGACCCCGCCGTCCTGGACGCCGCCGCCGACGCCCGTACGCCGTCGCCCGCGCTGCGGGCCGCCGCCCGGCGGCTCGGCCGCCAGCTGCTCCGGGCCGCCCGGGCCACCTGGCCCTCGGCGGAACTCGAAGCGCTGGCCGCCGCCTTCCCGCGCGGGGCCCACCAGCCCGTGGTGCTCGGCGTCACCGCCCGGGCCGCCGGGCTCGGGCCGCTCGACGCCGCGCACGTGGCGGCGTACGAGGCCGTCGGGGGACCGGCCACCGCGACCGTGCGGCTGCTGGGCCTGGACCCCTTCGAGGCGAGCGGGGTGCTCGCCCGGCTCGCTCCGGCCCTGGACGAGGTGGCCGCCCGGGCGGCGGACGCCGCCCGGCTCGCCCTCTCCGCCGGGCCGGAGGCGCTGCCCGCCGCCTCCTCCCCGCTGCTGGAGATCGCCGCCGAGGCGCACGCGGCCTGGCCCGTACGCCTCTTCGCCTCCTGA
- a CDS encoding urease subunit alpha has product MAELTRQEYADLFGPTAGDRIRLADTDLFVEIEQDLSGGPGRSGDEAVFGGGKVIRESMGQARTTRAEGAPDTVITGAVVLDHWGIVKADIGIRDGRICGIGKAGNPDTMDGVEPTLVIGPETEIIAGNGKIVTAGGIDTHVHFISPTIIDEALASGITTLVGGGTGPAEGSKATTVTPGPWHLARMFAALENSPVNIGLLGKGTTMSRDAMYSQLRGGALGFKIHEDWGATPAVIDACLSVCDETGAQVAIHTDTLNEAGFVADTLAAIGGRTIHSYHTEGAGGGHAPDIITVVSEPNILPSSTNPTRPHTVNTIEEHLDMLMVCHHLNPAVPEDLAFAESRIRPSTIAAEDVLHDLGAISIISSDAQAMGRIGEVVMRTWQTAHVMKKRRGFLPGDGPADNHRVRRYVAKYTINPAVAQGLAREIGSVETGKLADLVMWNPAFFGVKPDVVVKGGQIAYAQMGDANGSIPTPQPVLPRPMFGATGRSAAYNSLNFTSQPAIEDGLPERLELGKSFVAIESTRKVTKEDMRNNDARPRVEVDADTFTVTIDGEVVEPAPAAELPMAQRYFLF; this is encoded by the coding sequence ATGGCTGAGCTGACGCGGCAGGAGTACGCCGACCTCTTCGGGCCGACCGCGGGTGACCGGATCCGGCTGGCCGACACCGACCTCTTCGTCGAGATCGAGCAGGACCTCAGCGGCGGTCCCGGACGTTCCGGCGACGAAGCGGTCTTCGGCGGCGGCAAGGTGATCCGCGAGTCGATGGGCCAGGCCCGCACCACCCGCGCCGAGGGCGCGCCCGACACCGTGATCACCGGCGCGGTCGTGCTGGACCACTGGGGCATCGTGAAGGCCGATATCGGCATCCGCGACGGCCGGATCTGCGGCATCGGCAAGGCGGGCAACCCGGACACCATGGACGGGGTTGAGCCGACACTCGTCATCGGCCCCGAGACCGAGATCATCGCGGGCAACGGGAAGATCGTCACCGCGGGCGGCATCGACACCCACGTCCACTTCATCTCGCCGACCATCATCGACGAGGCCCTCGCCTCCGGCATCACCACGCTCGTCGGCGGCGGCACCGGCCCCGCCGAAGGCTCCAAGGCGACCACGGTCACCCCCGGTCCCTGGCACCTCGCCCGGATGTTCGCCGCGCTGGAGAACTCCCCGGTCAACATCGGCCTGCTGGGCAAGGGCACCACCATGTCCCGCGACGCCATGTACTCCCAGCTGCGCGGCGGCGCCCTCGGCTTCAAGATCCACGAGGACTGGGGGGCCACCCCCGCCGTCATCGACGCCTGCCTGAGCGTCTGCGACGAGACCGGGGCGCAGGTCGCCATCCACACGGACACCCTCAACGAGGCCGGGTTCGTCGCCGACACCCTCGCGGCCATCGGCGGGCGGACCATCCACTCGTACCACACCGAGGGCGCGGGCGGCGGGCACGCACCCGACATCATCACCGTGGTCTCCGAGCCGAACATCCTGCCCAGTTCGACCAACCCGACCCGGCCGCACACCGTCAACACCATCGAGGAACACCTCGACATGCTGATGGTCTGCCACCACCTCAACCCCGCCGTGCCCGAGGACCTCGCCTTCGCCGAGTCCCGGATCCGGCCCTCCACCATCGCGGCCGAGGACGTCCTGCACGACCTCGGCGCCATCTCGATCATCTCCTCCGACGCCCAGGCGATGGGCCGGATCGGCGAGGTCGTCATGCGGACCTGGCAGACCGCGCACGTGATGAAGAAGCGGCGCGGCTTCCTGCCGGGCGACGGACCCGCCGACAACCACCGGGTGCGGCGCTACGTCGCCAAGTACACGATCAACCCGGCCGTGGCCCAGGGCCTCGCCCGCGAGATCGGCTCGGTCGAGACCGGCAAGCTCGCCGACCTGGTGATGTGGAACCCCGCCTTCTTCGGGGTCAAGCCCGACGTGGTGGTCAAGGGCGGCCAGATCGCCTACGCGCAGATGGGCGACGCCAACGGCTCCATCCCCACCCCGCAGCCCGTGCTGCCCCGGCCCATGTTCGGCGCCACCGGCCGGTCGGCCGCCTACAACTCGCTCAACTTCACTTCCCAGCCCGCCATCGAGGACGGCCTGCCCGAACGCCTGGAGCTGGGCAAGTCGTTCGTGGCGATCGAGAGCACCCGCAAGGTCACCAAGGAGGACATGCGCAACAACGACGCGCGCCCGCGCGTCGAGGTGGACGCGGACACCTTCACCGTGACCATCGACGGCGAGGTCGTGGAACCCGCCCCCGCGGCGGAACTCCCCATGGCCCAGCGTTACTTCTTGTTCTGA
- a CDS encoding urease subunit beta produces the protein MIPGEIRFGDGPVRLNEGRAVTRLTVLNAADRPVQVGSHYHFAEVNPGLDFDRPAAHGLRLNIAAGTAVRFEPGIPVAVELVPLAGLRVVPGLRGETGGPLDG, from the coding sequence ATGATCCCCGGCGAAATCCGCTTCGGGGACGGGCCGGTGCGCCTCAACGAGGGCCGCGCCGTCACCCGTCTCACCGTGCTCAACGCTGCCGACCGGCCCGTCCAGGTCGGCTCCCACTACCACTTCGCCGAGGTCAACCCCGGCCTGGACTTCGACCGGCCGGCCGCCCACGGGCTCCGGCTGAACATCGCGGCCGGTACGGCCGTCCGCTTCGAGCCGGGCATCCCGGTCGCGGTGGAACTCGTACCGCTCGCCGGGCTGCGGGTCGTGCCCGGGCTGCGCGGGGAGACCGGAGGGCCGCTCGATGGCTGA
- a CDS encoding urease subunit gamma: MQLTPHEQERLLIHVAADVAEKRRARGVLLNHPEVIALITTHILEGARDGRTVAELMASGRTVLTRAEVMEGIPEMIHDVQVEATFPDGTKLVTVHDPIV; this comes from the coding sequence GTGCAACTCACACCGCACGAGCAGGAAAGACTCCTGATCCATGTGGCAGCCGATGTGGCTGAGAAGCGAAGGGCGCGCGGGGTCCTCCTCAACCACCCCGAGGTGATCGCGCTGATCACCACCCACATCCTCGAAGGGGCCCGCGACGGCCGGACGGTGGCCGAACTGATGGCCTCCGGGCGGACCGTGCTGACCAGGGCGGAGGTCATGGAGGGCATCCCCGAGATGATCCACGACGTCCAGGTCGAAGCGACCTTCCCCGACGGCACCAAGCTCGTCACCGTTCACGACCCCATCGTCTGA
- a CDS encoding VOC family protein, protein MYYNPVRHITFDALDPYKVAGFWAAVTGYSMQADDFEGDPEILLTTDQPGVPGLLFIRVPDAKSVKNRVHLDISPPTGTRDEMVERLLGLGARVVDDQRRADGTGWVVLADPEGNELCIERSGPERGQG, encoded by the coding sequence GTGTACTACAACCCCGTACGCCACATCACCTTCGACGCACTCGACCCCTACAAGGTGGCCGGGTTCTGGGCCGCGGTGACCGGCTACTCGATGCAGGCGGACGATTTCGAGGGAGACCCCGAGATCCTGCTGACCACCGACCAGCCCGGGGTGCCGGGACTGCTCTTCATCCGGGTGCCCGACGCCAAAAGCGTGAAGAACCGGGTACACCTGGACATTTCGCCGCCCACGGGCACCCGTGACGAAATGGTCGAGCGCCTGCTGGGCCTCGGCGCGCGGGTCGTGGACGACCAGCGCCGCGCGGACGGCACCGGCTGGGTGGTCCTGGCCGACCCCGAGGGCAACGAGCTGTGCATAGAGCGCAGCGGCCCGGAGCGCGGTCAGGGCTGA
- a CDS encoding ATP-binding protein — protein MADHQEASVTLPSDPASVSTARRYVADVLSGWGLPDDADTADTVRLIVSELATNAVQHTFGQSPTFTVDIRLEREELLRVGVTDSHPRWPKRLPAAVQQDNGRGMVIIRWLTAESGGRLSVSPTEDGGKTVWIALPWTAPAARPACQN, from the coding sequence ATGGCAGACCACCAGGAAGCATCCGTCACTCTGCCGAGCGATCCCGCCTCGGTCTCCACTGCCCGCCGCTATGTGGCGGACGTGCTCAGCGGATGGGGACTTCCCGATGACGCCGACACCGCGGACACCGTCCGGCTGATCGTCTCGGAACTCGCCACCAACGCGGTGCAGCACACCTTCGGGCAGTCGCCCACCTTCACCGTCGACATCCGCCTGGAGCGCGAGGAACTGCTCCGGGTCGGGGTGACCGACAGTCACCCGCGCTGGCCCAAGCGGCTCCCGGCCGCGGTCCAGCAGGACAACGGCCGGGGTATGGTCATCATCCGCTGGCTCACGGCGGAATCGGGCGGGCGGCTCTCGGTGAGCCCCACCGAGGACGGCGGCAAGACCGTGTGGATCGCCCTGCCCTGGACCGCCCCCGCGGCCCGCCCCGCCTGTCAGAACTGA
- a CDS encoding helix-turn-helix domain-containing protein produces the protein MQHGPAVRRRKLGEELRALRDRSGLTSGEAARIVGWHQSKISRIETGRSGVKPEDVRLLLDAYGGVGAQQRALLEALSVSAAGPGTEIGRGPQWWHDYRGLLPQEYRDFISLEAGARSARTVELSVVPGLLQTPAYARAVTRAALGGLPEPKVDALVDVRLARQSVLRTDPPLELSAVLDEAVLRRQIGGPGVMAEQLRFLVEVARLPQVRLQVLPFSVGGHLGLTGPFVIFSFPNIADLDVVVLDHLTSSLYLERKEDLEAYSAAFRTIQAHALPPHDSSDLISALADDA, from the coding sequence GTGCAGCACGGTCCCGCGGTGCGCCGGCGCAAGCTCGGCGAGGAACTGCGTGCGCTCCGCGACCGGTCCGGACTCACCAGTGGTGAGGCGGCCCGGATCGTGGGGTGGCACCAATCGAAGATCAGCCGGATCGAGACCGGCCGCAGCGGCGTCAAGCCCGAGGACGTGCGGCTGCTCCTCGACGCCTACGGCGGCGTGGGTGCCCAGCAGCGCGCCCTGCTGGAGGCGCTCTCGGTCTCGGCCGCGGGCCCCGGCACCGAGATCGGCCGCGGACCCCAGTGGTGGCACGACTACCGCGGCCTGCTGCCGCAGGAGTACCGGGACTTCATCAGCCTGGAGGCGGGGGCCCGCTCCGCGCGCACGGTCGAGCTGTCGGTGGTTCCCGGTCTGCTGCAGACCCCCGCGTACGCCCGGGCCGTGACCCGCGCCGCGCTGGGCGGGCTGCCGGAACCGAAGGTGGACGCGCTGGTCGACGTACGCCTCGCCCGGCAGTCGGTGCTGCGGACGGATCCGCCGCTGGAGCTGAGCGCGGTGCTCGACGAGGCGGTGCTGCGGCGGCAGATCGGCGGTCCGGGGGTGATGGCGGAGCAGCTCCGGTTCCTGGTGGAGGTGGCCCGGCTGCCCCAAGTCCGGCTCCAGGTACTGCCGTTCAGCGTGGGGGGTCATCTCGGCCTGACCGGACCGTTCGTAATTTTCTCATTTCCGAACATCGCCGATCTGGATGTGGTGGTACTCGACCATTTGACGAGTAGCCTCTATCTGGAGCGGAAGGAAGACCTTGAGGCGTACAGCGCCGCGTTCCGCACCATCCAGGCGCACGCCCTCCCGCCCCATGACTCGTCGGATCTGATCAGCGCACTCGCTGACGACGCGTAA
- a CDS encoding DUF397 domain-containing protein, producing the protein MSATPLSTSGLLNSARWRRSSRSTGMNNCVETAALSGGLLAVRDSKRADGPAVLFTGPAWDGFLTLVRADLAP; encoded by the coding sequence GTGTCCGCAACCCCCTTATCCACCAGCGGACTTCTGAACAGCGCGCGGTGGCGGCGCAGCAGCCGCAGCACCGGAATGAACAACTGTGTGGAAACCGCCGCCCTCAGCGGCGGCCTGCTGGCCGTCCGCGACTCCAAGCGGGCGGACGGCCCGGCCGTGCTCTTCACCGGGCCGGCCTGGGACGGTTTCCTCACGCTGGTACGGGCGGACCTCGCCCCGTAA
- a CDS encoding 8-amino-7-oxononanoate synthase, with product MPQHIPDPADVFAWTDDAERSRERAGLVRTLRPRPASSPLLDLASNDYLGLTRHPETVEGARAAAARWGAGATGSRLVTGTTELHAELERELAAFCGFEAALVLSSGYAANLAAVTALSDRDTMVVSDAGNHASIVDGCRLSRARTEVIPHADPATARKALAGHQGRALLVSDSVFSVDGDAAPLAEYAAVCRESGAALVVDDAHGLGVLGEGGRGALHAAGLAGAPDVVATLTLSKSLGSQGGAVLGPARVIRHLVNTARTFIFDTGLAPAAAGAALASLRLLRREPERAARAREVADRLYRRLTASGLTAARPDAAVVSVRAPSAAAALRWAADCREAGLSVGCFRPPSVPDGISRLRLTARGDLTGEEITRAVDTILATAPAGATDH from the coding sequence ATGCCCCAGCACATCCCCGACCCCGCCGATGTCTTCGCCTGGACCGATGACGCGGAGCGGTCCCGGGAGCGCGCCGGGCTGGTCCGGACGCTGCGCCCGCGCCCTGCCTCCTCGCCCCTCCTCGACCTCGCGAGCAACGACTACCTCGGACTGACCCGGCACCCCGAGACCGTCGAGGGCGCGCGGGCGGCGGCCGCACGCTGGGGCGCCGGAGCCACCGGGTCGCGGCTGGTCACCGGGACCACCGAACTGCACGCCGAGCTGGAGCGGGAGCTGGCCGCCTTCTGCGGGTTCGAGGCGGCGCTCGTGCTGTCCTCCGGGTACGCCGCCAACCTCGCCGCCGTCACGGCGCTCAGCGACCGGGACACCATGGTCGTCTCCGACGCCGGGAACCACGCCTCGATCGTCGACGGCTGCCGGCTCTCGCGGGCCCGGACCGAGGTGATCCCGCACGCGGATCCGGCCACCGCGCGCAAGGCGCTGGCCGGGCACCAGGGGCGGGCGCTGCTCGTCAGCGACTCGGTGTTCTCCGTGGACGGGGACGCCGCGCCGCTCGCGGAGTACGCCGCCGTGTGCCGGGAGTCCGGCGCGGCCCTGGTCGTGGACGACGCGCACGGGCTCGGGGTGCTGGGCGAGGGCGGCCGCGGCGCGCTGCACGCCGCCGGGCTCGCGGGCGCCCCCGACGTGGTGGCGACGCTGACCCTCTCGAAGTCCCTGGGCAGCCAGGGCGGGGCGGTCCTGGGGCCGGCCCGGGTGATCCGGCACCTGGTCAACACCGCCCGGACCTTCATCTTCGACACCGGGCTGGCGCCGGCCGCCGCGGGCGCGGCCCTCGCGAGCCTGCGCCTGCTCCGGCGCGAACCGGAACGGGCGGCGCGGGCCCGTGAGGTGGCCGACCGGCTGTACAGGCGGCTCACCGCGTCCGGCCTGACCGCGGCCCGGCCGGACGCGGCCGTGGTGTCGGTACGGGCCCCGTCGGCCGCGGCGGCACTGCGCTGGGCCGCCGACTGCCGCGAGGCAGGTCTTTCCGTGGGCTGTTTCCGGCCACCGTCCGTGCCGGACGGCATCTCCCGGCTGCGGCTGACCGCCCGGGGGGATCTCACGGGGGAGGAGATCACCCGGGCCGTGGACACGATCCTCGCGACCGCGCCGGCCGGAGCCACGGACCACTAG